The window ATTCCGAACGAGAAAATCCGCTCATATTTAAAATTTCATATACTTTTTGTGCAATTTCTTGCACATTCTTTTTTTCTGAAGGCGCAATTCTTGCGGGTGTAATTTCTTGTGATTTTCCTTCGTATTTGGCTTCGTAATCAAAGAAGTCGTTTTCGGTTACAATTTCTGTAATTGGTAATACTTTTGTTTTTCCTTCATATTGAATAACACCAACCGATACTTCGGTTCCGTCTAAGAAACTTTCAATTAAAATTTCGCTGTCTTCTGCATACGCTTTTTCTAAAGCGGGTAACATTTCTTCTGCCGTAAAAACTTTTGAAATTCCGAAGCTAGAACCTGCATTGTTAGGTTTTACAAAACAAGGTAAGCCAACTTTGCCTATAATTTCTTCAACAGAAAAAGCATCACCTTTATTTAAATACACTGAAGTTGCACACGGAATTCCGTAGTTTTTTACAACACTCAAAGTATCTCTCTTATTAAAAGTTAAT of the Tenacibaculum todarodis genome contains:
- a CDS encoding D-alanine--D-alanine ligase translates to MKKNIAIIMGGFSSEVKISLKSGNVVYKHLENEKYNAYRVHILKDKWVVLDENSNEFPVNKDDFSTVINNKHITFDCVFNAIHGDPGENGTILAYFNLLGIKHTSAPFYQMALTFNKRDTLSVVKNYGIPCATSVYLNKGDAFSVEEIIGKVGLPCFVKPNNAGSSFGISKVFTAEEMLPALEKAYAEDSEILIESFLDGTEVSVGVIQYEGKTKVLPITEIVTENDFFDYEAKYEGKSQEITPARIAPSEKKNVQEIAQKVYEILNMSGFSRSEYILVKGIPHFLEMNTVPGLTEESILPQQANEAGISLQKLFSNAIEMALNN